From the Bacteroidia bacterium genome, one window contains:
- a CDS encoding type II secretion system F family protein, whose translation MADFRFQGVVPSGKIVQGTITAGNAAEAKRKIQDLSKGRSFKLDKLEKRLTFVYKAQKGEKVLEGEQKAFSKEEVVAALTGMGYKVVFVRKKVGLNIGTPPVADVITFVRLSADLLREKLPFNEVLNLLSNDIDNKMLRETLKDINADLRKGAESERVFLKYENIFGKFTAKMLGLASKSGAMAEMYDSTAKFLERRLEFKKSMKSAMLMPMITLVLLVIAVIFYVAYIFPETARMFLKYGIELPPMTEATLEMSDWLVANIHWFILLLIAMGAGLFALIKNPRGREWVDKISFRVPVMGALIHKTAIEVFCRVFYSMYSGSGENIDIIKTAAEATGNTYFENQIKTITIPMMLKHGKGLHESFEAAGVFTKTALSRFHAGAETGMVRETSLQLANYYERETTYKLKSVVDFMQLWVALIIMIVMTAITIVSSETAVIKPKSAPGMGSIADYLLLFTAGGVFQDRIRNFVNGCRSLLTGTQSR comes from the coding sequence ATGGCCGATTTTCGGTTTCAGGGGGTTGTTCCTTCGGGAAAGATCGTTCAGGGAACGATCACAGCCGGTAACGCGGCGGAAGCCAAGCGCAAGATACAAGACCTTTCCAAAGGCCGGTCGTTCAAGCTCGACAAGCTGGAGAAACGCCTGACCTTCGTGTACAAAGCGCAAAAAGGCGAAAAGGTGCTCGAGGGTGAGCAAAAGGCCTTTTCGAAAGAAGAGGTCGTGGCCGCGCTTACGGGTATGGGCTACAAGGTAGTCTTTGTCCGTAAAAAAGTCGGTTTGAATATCGGCACACCACCGGTTGCCGATGTAATCACCTTCGTGCGTTTGAGCGCAGACTTGCTGCGTGAAAAACTTCCCTTTAACGAAGTTCTGAATCTTCTGTCGAATGACATTGACAACAAGATGCTTCGGGAGACGCTCAAGGACATCAATGCGGATCTCCGGAAGGGTGCCGAAAGCGAGCGGGTCTTTCTGAAGTACGAAAATATTTTCGGAAAATTTACGGCCAAAATGCTCGGCCTCGCATCGAAGAGCGGTGCCATGGCCGAGATGTACGACTCAACCGCGAAATTCCTTGAGCGGCGTCTGGAGTTCAAGAAGAGCATGAAAAGCGCCATGCTCATGCCCATGATCACCTTGGTTCTGCTGGTGATCGCCGTGATTTTCTACGTGGCCTATATCTTCCCCGAGACAGCGCGCATGTTTCTCAAGTACGGCATCGAATTGCCCCCGATGACCGAAGCGACGCTGGAGATGTCGGACTGGCTTGTCGCAAATATCCATTGGTTCATCCTGCTCCTCATCGCCATGGGTGCGGGGCTCTTCGCACTGATCAAAAATCCCCGGGGCAGGGAATGGGTGGATAAAATATCCTTCCGCGTCCCCGTAATGGGTGCGCTGATTCACAAGACGGCCATAGAGGTTTTCTGCCGCGTGTTCTACAGCATGTACAGCGGTTCAGGAGAGAACATCGACATCATCAAAACCGCCGCCGAAGCCACGGGTAATACCTACTTTGAAAATCAAATCAAAACCATCACCATCCCGATGATGCTCAAGCACGGCAAGGGACTGCACGAGTCCTTTGAAGCGGCGGGGGTATTTACGAAAACCGCGCTTTCGCGTTTCCACGCCGGTGCGGAAACGGGTATGGTGCGGGAAACGTCGTTGCAGCTGGCGAATTATTACGAGCGCGAAACGACCTATAAACTGAAGTCCGTGGTGGATTTCATGCAACTCTGGGTGGCCCTGATCATCATGATCGTCATGACCGCCATTACCATCGTCTCCTCCGAAACAGCCGTCATCAAGCCCAAGAGTGCACCGGGCATGGGCAGCATTGCGGATTATCTGCTGCTGTTCACTGCGGGAGGCGTATTTCAGGATAGAATAAGGAATTTCGTCAATGGATGCCGCAGCCTCCTTACTGGAACGCAAAGTCGATAA
- the pilO gene encoding type 4a pilus biogenesis protein PilO, translating to MPYAIRNSIVLAVLLLLAAGAGFGYIYFEQEPRLEELQTERATLQQQLGNPDELFDRLLEVQERVELLNASWRQRPKTLPSEEIASRTNQYLNDILMYTPDLDLNVFTEEQVEQSGCGYIRYHLAGQGPFASFGRMVQYLEYGPRLMKLANFDIREVHKVNDDMGRIEHTVQFDVDVFAYYSNQEPFADTLTTLSLASTSFLPFGHDPFRSLITPEIPPNTFDLPNVEQSTLLAIMKGKAFISDQNNQLVMLSEGDEVYLGYVSKIMPERRQVLFLLNKGGMIERFILTLRLEPQNIGSKRK from the coding sequence ATGCCATACGCCATACGCAATAGTATTGTTCTCGCGGTGTTACTGCTTCTGGCAGCCGGGGCGGGCTTCGGGTATATCTATTTCGAACAGGAACCGCGTCTGGAGGAGCTCCAGACCGAGCGCGCCACGTTGCAGCAACAGCTCGGAAATCCCGATGAACTGTTCGACCGCCTGCTCGAGGTCCAGGAACGCGTCGAACTCCTCAACGCCTCCTGGAGGCAGCGCCCGAAAACACTCCCGAGCGAGGAAATCGCCAGCCGTACAAATCAGTATCTCAACGATATCCTGATGTACACTCCCGATCTGGATCTCAATGTGTTTACCGAGGAGCAGGTCGAACAGAGCGGCTGCGGCTACATTCGCTATCATCTTGCGGGGCAGGGTCCGTTTGCAAGTTTCGGCCGCATGGTCCAGTACCTGGAATACGGCCCCAGACTTATGAAGCTGGCCAATTTCGATATCCGCGAAGTCCATAAAGTGAACGATGACATGGGGCGCATTGAACATACCGTCCAGTTCGATGTGGACGTGTTCGCGTATTATTCCAATCAGGAACCCTTTGCCGATACGCTCACCACCTTGTCCCTCGCTTCGACGTCGTTCCTTCCTTTCGGACACGATCCGTTCCGCTCGCTTATTACGCCGGAAATTCCACCGAATACGTTTGATTTGCCCAATGTTGAGCAATCGACGCTTCTGGCAATAATGAAGGGTAAAGCCTTCATCAGTGACCAGAACAATCAGCTCGTCATGCTCAGCGAAGGCGACGAAGTCTATCTCGGTTACGTCTCCAAAATCATGCCCGAAAGGCGGCAGGTGCTCTTCCTGCTCAACAAAGGCGGCATGATAGAACGCTTTATTCTCACACTTCGCCTCGAACCACAGAACATCGGTTCCAAACGGAAATGA
- a CDS encoding ATPase, T2SS/T4P/T4SS family: MNDASVDTAQRITHTAHTVRGKGEEPVIAEKVISNALKVMEYVVRDMPGHYYGTERQEYIAKQLESLDDKAVQVLRYFYERVLEYMRSVEASDIDIGSFGTRGEIWFRVHGNKLPQTALPRLESPFADVLIQSLVLPRQRNLLLEQRSLDFSYQTTVNGEMFRYRGTAYFDLDAVGMNMRAITAKIRPYSTYNFHPNITNIVNLKHTKEGLILVTGITGSGKSTTLDAIIDANNSSVDSHIIIIGSPIEYVHTPGRSVIRHREVGRDVLSFKDGTVQALRQDPDIVVIGEMRDPETIMSALEITDSGHKVFSTLHTSSAVESIDRIIGEVPPLEQDRVRNRLADVLRLVVSQKLVPTVDRKRTLAKEVLIVTPSVRAAIKNGNTGEIYQMITEGGALGMITMEQDLFRLYQQKIISIDEAVNHANNKKRIKQLISKQVA, encoded by the coding sequence ATGAATGACGCCAGCGTCGATACTGCTCAACGGATCACCCATACCGCGCATACGGTGCGCGGAAAAGGGGAGGAACCCGTCATAGCCGAAAAAGTCATCTCCAATGCCCTGAAGGTCATGGAGTATGTCGTTCGTGATATGCCCGGCCATTATTACGGGACGGAGCGACAGGAATACATCGCTAAACAGCTCGAATCTCTCGACGACAAGGCCGTCCAGGTGTTGCGCTATTTCTATGAGCGCGTCCTTGAGTACATGCGCTCCGTCGAAGCATCCGATATTGACATCGGCAGTTTCGGAACGCGGGGGGAAATTTGGTTTCGTGTGCATGGGAACAAGCTGCCGCAAACAGCGCTGCCGCGACTCGAATCGCCCTTCGCCGATGTGTTGATCCAATCGCTGGTGCTGCCGCGACAACGGAATCTTCTGCTGGAACAGCGCAGCCTGGATTTCTCCTATCAGACCACCGTCAATGGCGAAATGTTCAGGTATCGCGGCACCGCGTACTTTGATCTCGATGCCGTGGGCATGAACATGCGCGCCATCACCGCCAAAATACGGCCGTACTCGACATACAATTTCCATCCGAATATCACGAACATCGTCAACCTCAAGCATACCAAAGAGGGCCTGATCCTGGTGACCGGTATTACCGGCTCCGGGAAAAGTACGACGCTCGACGCGATTATTGACGCCAATAACAGTTCCGTTGACTCGCACATCATCATCATCGGCTCGCCGATCGAGTACGTCCATACCCCGGGACGATCCGTAATCCGGCATCGCGAAGTCGGCAGAGATGTGCTGTCTTTCAAAGACGGCACGGTACAGGCCTTGCGTCAGGATCCCGACATCGTGGTCATCGGCGAAATGCGCGATCCCGAGACGATTATGTCCGCGTTGGAAATCACCGACTCCGGTCACAAGGTCTTCTCTACCTTGCACACGTCCTCCGCCGTTGAGAGCATAGACCGCATCATCGGTGAGGTTCCACCTCTGGAACAGGACCGGGTGCGCAACCGGCTTGCGGACGTGCTGCGACTGGTCGTCTCCCAGAAGCTGGTGCCGACAGTGGATCGAAAGAGAACGCTGGCCAAGGAGGTGCTGATCGTGACTCCTTCCGTACGTGCCGCGATCAAGAACGGAAACACCGGCGAAATCTATCAGATGATCACCGAAGGTGGAGCGCTGGGGATGATCACCATGGAGCAGGATCTTTTCCGCCTGTACCAGCAGAAAATCATCAGCATTGACGAAGCCGTCAATCATGCGAATAACAAGAAGCGCATCAAGCAGCTGATCAGCAAGCAGGTTGCATAA
- a CDS encoding ATPase, T2SS/T4P/T4SS family — protein sequence MDAAASLLERKVDKVGVALLHKGIVDRETISKALTAKEREVGNKSRSLAEILVEEFKLDHHTVFSEVARIYAFKTLKVDEAMTERRINVIKQLVESLNQEQRAMLFKSKTLPMQFDSRTPDKLILVSAIPIHRDIPRVANLFRALKYEVYYADLPSLQPHLDNVLRGDNIFLESLKDMEGEMEEVDTESGIDEAELDAEINKSMLVNLFEGCLIEAVRQGVSDIHIFPTSLTTTEFHFRSDGKLQLWNRVDGTRPEAVLAVVKDRSMNIDRFERESAQDGFIQRTIDNTVIRFRVSVLPIAGSEFAMKFESIVIRVLDSRKVIKDIAKIGFQPKALEWFKTSISKPQGMVILTGPTGSGKSTTLVAALYSVITPQVNVLTVEDPVEYVIDGARQIKISHKVDFEAAIRAILRHDPDIVMVGEMRDKATADVAIKLANTGHLTFSTLHTNDAPSAVTRLFKMGIETFLIAYAINLVVAQRLMRRLCPKCKREVRDLNIPELKNVGFTEEEIRNTTFYEAVGCSSCVKGYKGRVAIHEALFFSRAVRQAIFDSGEEIDEEKVRQIAISEGMLTLRASARERVKEGTTSVAEVIAATMSDD from the coding sequence ATGGATGCCGCAGCCTCCTTACTGGAACGCAAAGTCGATAAAGTCGGCGTAGCGCTCCTGCATAAGGGCATCGTCGATCGCGAAACGATCAGCAAAGCCCTGACCGCCAAGGAGCGTGAAGTCGGGAACAAGAGCCGCAGTCTCGCCGAGATTCTCGTCGAGGAATTCAAGCTCGATCACCACACCGTGTTCTCGGAAGTGGCGCGCATCTATGCCTTCAAGACCCTGAAGGTGGACGAAGCCATGACGGAACGCCGGATCAACGTCATCAAACAGCTGGTCGAATCGCTGAACCAGGAACAGCGCGCGATGCTGTTCAAGTCGAAAACTCTTCCGATGCAGTTCGACAGCCGTACACCGGATAAGCTCATCCTGGTCTCGGCGATTCCAATCCACAGGGACATCCCGCGTGTCGCGAATCTGTTCCGTGCACTCAAATATGAAGTGTATTACGCGGATCTCCCCAGCCTGCAGCCCCATCTCGACAATGTCCTTCGAGGAGACAACATCTTCCTCGAAAGTCTCAAGGACATGGAAGGGGAAATGGAGGAGGTTGATACCGAATCGGGAATCGACGAAGCGGAACTCGATGCGGAGATCAACAAGTCCATGCTGGTCAACCTCTTCGAGGGGTGTCTCATCGAAGCGGTACGGCAGGGAGTCAGCGATATTCACATTTTTCCGACGTCGTTGACGACGACGGAATTCCACTTCCGTTCCGACGGAAAACTGCAACTGTGGAACCGTGTCGACGGAACGCGCCCCGAAGCTGTTCTGGCTGTGGTCAAGGATCGTTCGATGAACATCGACCGCTTCGAGCGCGAATCGGCGCAGGACGGTTTTATTCAGCGTACGATCGACAATACCGTGATTCGCTTCCGTGTGTCCGTGCTGCCCATCGCCGGTTCGGAATTTGCCATGAAATTCGAGAGCATCGTCATACGTGTTCTCGACAGCCGCAAAGTGATCAAGGACATCGCGAAAATCGGTTTTCAACCGAAAGCGCTGGAATGGTTCAAAACATCGATCTCCAAACCACAGGGCATGGTCATCCTTACCGGTCCGACAGGAAGCGGGAAGAGTACCACGCTGGTTGCGGCCCTCTACTCTGTCATCACGCCGCAGGTCAACGTCCTGACCGTCGAGGATCCGGTCGAATACGTGATCGACGGTGCACGTCAGATCAAGATCAGCCACAAGGTCGATTTTGAAGCGGCGATTCGGGCCATACTCCGTCACGATCCCGATATCGTCATGGTGGGCGAGATGCGCGACAAGGCCACGGCGGATGTGGCGATCAAGCTGGCAAATACCGGTCACCTCACCTTCTCGACGCTGCATACCAACGACGCTCCCAGCGCGGTCACACGTCTGTTCAAGATGGGCATCGAAACCTTCCTCATTGCCTATGCGATCAATCTCGTGGTGGCGCAGCGTCTGATGCGGCGCTTGTGTCCCAAGTGCAAGCGGGAAGTGCGGGATCTGAACATCCCCGAATTGAAAAATGTTGGTTTTACAGAAGAGGAAATCCGGAATACGACATTTTACGAAGCGGTCGGATGCAGCTCCTGTGTCAAGGGCTATAAGGGCCGGGTCGCTATTCATGAAGCGCTCTTCTTCTCCCGGGCTGTGCGTCAGGCAATCTTCGACTCCGGAGAGGAAATTGATGAGGAGAAGGTGCGTCAAATCGCCATCTCCGAAGGCATGCTCACCCTGCGCGCCTCTGCGCGTGAGCGCGTCAAGGAGGGGACGACGTCCGTGGCCGAAGTGATCGCCGCAACCATGTCCGACGATTGA